In Rodentibacter haemolyticus, the DNA window GTTCTTATTTGTAGCTCCTTGGCTTTATGTCTTCCACGCATTTTTAGACGGCGTGTCTTTCTATATTGCCGACTTACTCAATATTTCTATCGGTAATACATTCTCCGGTGGATTTATTGATTTTCTCTTATTCGGCATTTTACAAGGCAATGAAAACACCCATTGGGTTAGAGCTGTTATTGTAGGGTTCGGTTGGGCATTGCTTTATTATTTCTCGTTCCGTTTTTTCATTACTCAATTTAATGTTATGACGCCGGGACGGGCAGAAGAAGCGGAAGAAACCGGCGAACAACAAACCTCTTCTTTAACGGAAAATTCGCATAAAATCATTGAATACTTAGGCGGTGCCGATAACATTGAAAATGTCGATGCCTGTATCACGCGTTTACGTGTTGCGGTGAAAAATGTCAGCACAGTAAACAAAGCACAACTCAAAGCCCTAGGCGCTATTGAAGTGTTAGAAGTCGGCGGCGGTGTACAAGCTATCTTCGGAGCAAAAGCCGTGCTGTATAAAAGCGAAATCAACCAAATTTTAGGGAAAGAAGATTAAATTAACACTTCAAAATTCCTAAATAAAAAACATCTACTTTAAAGGTAATTTCGGTATTATGTAGCAGTTGCACAAATCATTGTAGGGTGCGTTAGGCGAAGCCGTAACGCACCAACCAAGGTTTAATGATGATGAAACGGTGCGTTATGCAAAGCTCAACGCACTCTACCGAAATAAATATCTCTTTGTGCAACCGCTACATAATACCGGATAATTTCAAAAAGTTGAGATGTTTTTAATTTGTCGCTAAAAATACCTTCAAAAATGACCGCACTTTTACTATATCGAATTAATTTTCGGCAAAAAATAAGGCCTGTAAAACAGACCTTATTTTCATTAAGAACACATTACTTCTTCTCGCCAATCGGCAACACCGTGTGCCCGTAAGATTCGTTTAAAATCTCAGCTGCGGCAAGATAAAAAGCACACAATGCGGTAATTAACCCCAGATAGCCGCCAATATTCACAATGCTATGATTGCCTGTAGCATCGCCTATTGCTAAGGCATAAAACGTGAGGGTTAAGAAAAAGAAAATAGCCTGTAATGCTTTAGGTTTAGAGAATGTTGCTAAAAACATCATTAGGGTAAAGGTTCCCCAGCAAGCTAAATACCAAGCGACAAACACCGGTGAGGTATCGCCTTTAAAGAAGGCAACAAATAACGCCCAAGACCACCAAAACGCACCATAGCTAATGAATGCGGTAAAACCGAAGGTGTTACCTTTTTTAAACTCAAACATACCGGCGATCATCTGCGCAGTACCGCCGAATGCAAATGCCATACCTAATACCAATCCAAGATTTGATGTATCAAATACGCCTGCATTAATTAAACACAATAACCAAGTGGTTAAAGCAAAACCGCATAAACCCAAAGGACCCGGATTAGCTAAACCGTCTTTTGCCGACATAAAATTTTCCTTATAAAACGTGTATATCAAAGCTCGCTATTATGGCGAAAACCTTATTAGAAATAAAGCGTTGGAAAGTAAAATTTCTTACCTCTTTTAGGTTATTTGATCAGGATCAGCTTTCACTTAAATAGCCTTTAAATGTGATCGAGATCACAAAATGACCGGCGTATAATGACAGTCAGTCAAATAATTAAAACTTTAGGAGAAAACTATGAGTAATCTAGTGGAAAATGCAATCAGCCCGGCACAAGCTGAGGTTAATGCTTTGGTGGAAAAAGGGTTGCTTGCCCTTGAAGAATTTCGCCAACTGAACCAAGAGCAAGTCAACTATATTGTTGCCAAAGCTTCTGTGGCAGCATTAGATCAGCACGGAGTGCTTGCAATGCACGCTTATGAGGAAACGGGACGTGGTGTATTTGAAGATAAAGCGACCAAAAACCTATTTGCCTGCGAATATGTTGTAAACAATATGCGTAACCTCAAAACCGTAGGAGTGATCAGTGAAGATGACGTAACCGGTATTACCGAAATCGCCGATCCCGTCGGGGTAATTTGCGGTGTTACCCCAACGACCAACCCAACTTCTACCGCTATTTTCAAATCCTTAATTGCATTAAAAACCCGTAACCCGATTGTCTTTGCTTTCCACCCTTCCGCACAACAATCTTCCGCCCATGCCGCCCGCATTGTGTATGAAGCCGCAGTAGCAGCAGGTGCGCCTAAAAATTGTATTCAATGGATTGAACATCCTTCAATGGAAGGAACATCCGCCCTAATGAAACACCCCGGTATCGCCACTATTTTAGCCACCGGTGGCAATGCAATGGTGGAAGCGGCTTATTCTTGCGGAAAACCGGCTCTGGGCGTAGGGGCTGGCAATGTGCCGGCGTATGTGGAAAAGTCCGCCAACTTAAAACAAGCGGTACACGATATTGTTATGTCAAAATCTTTCGATAACGGTATGGTGTGCGCTTCCGAGCAGGCTGCGATTGTGGACGAAGAAATCTATGACGAATTTGTCAAAGAAATGCAATCTTACGGCGTATATTTGGTGAATAAAAAAGAAAAAGCCATGTTGGAAGCGTTAATGTTCGGCGTAAAAGCGGACAGCAAAAACTGTAGCGGTGCAAAATTAAATGCTAATGTTGTGGGTAAACCGGCGACTTGGATTGCCGAACAAGCAGGTTTTAAAGTTCCGTCCCGCACCAATATTCTTCTTGCCGAATGTAAAGAAGTGGGCGAAAAAGAGCCATTAACACGTGAAAAATTATCGCCTGTTTTAGCATTGGTAAAAGCCACTTCAACCGAAGACGGCTTAAATAAAGCGGAACAAATGGTGGAATTTCACGGTTTAGGGCATTCCGCTGCCATTCACACAACCAACGCAGAACTTGCCAAAGAATTTGGCGAACGGGTTAAAGCCATTCGTGTTATTTGGAACTCGCCCTCCACCTTCGGCGGTATCGGCGATGTGTATAACTCCTTCCTTCCGTCCCTCACTTTAGGCTGTGGTTCTTACGGTAAAAACTCCGTAGGTAACAACGTAAGTGCGGTCAATTTAATCAATATTAAACGAGTGGGAAGACGGAGAAATAATATGCAATGGTTTAAAGTGCCTTCAAAAATCTACTTTGAACGTGATTCAATTCAATATTTACAATCAATGAAAGGAATGGAACGTGTCGTTATCGTAACCGACCGCACTATGGTTGATCTCGGTTTCGTTGAAAAAATTGCCAACCAAATTACCGCACGCGGCAATCACGTAACCTATCAATTATTTGCCGATGTTGAACCGGATCCGTCAATCGAAACCGTACGCCGTGGTACGGAATTATTACGGAGCTATCAACCTGACACGATTATTGCATTAGGCGGCGGCTCAGCAATGGATGCTGCAAAAGTAATGTGGTTATTCTATGAACAACCTGAGGTGGATTTCCGTGATTTGGTACAAAAATTTATGGATATTCGCAAACGTGCGTTCAAATTCCCACAATTAGGACGTAAAGCCCGTTTTATCGGTATTCCGACTACATCAGGGACGGGTTCTGAAGTAACCCCATTTGCGGTGATTACCGAGGGCGATAAAAAATATCCAATTGCCGATTATTCATTAACACCAACAGTGGCAATTGTGGATCCGGCATTAGTGATGACCGTACCGGCACATGTTGCCGCCGATACCGGATTAGACGTACTCACTCACGCAACCGAAGCCTATGTTTCCGTACTTGCTAATGACTTTACTGACGGCTTGGCATTACAGTCAATCAAGTTAGTATTTGAACACTTAGAACGCTCGGTAAAAGAGAAAGATCCTGAAGCCCGCGAAAAAATGCACAATGCCTCCACCATGGCAGGTATGGCATTCGC includes these proteins:
- a CDS encoding acetate uptake transporter, with the protein product MSAKDGLANPGPLGLCGFALTTWLLCLINAGVFDTSNLGLVLGMAFAFGGTAQMIAGMFEFKKGNTFGFTAFISYGAFWWSWALFVAFFKGDTSPVFVAWYLACWGTFTLMMFLATFSKPKALQAIFFFLTLTFYALAIGDATGNHSIVNIGGYLGLITALCAFYLAAAEILNESYGHTVLPIGEKK
- the adhE gene encoding bifunctional acetaldehyde-CoA/alcohol dehydrogenase; this translates as MSNLVENAISPAQAEVNALVEKGLLALEEFRQLNQEQVNYIVAKASVAALDQHGVLAMHAYEETGRGVFEDKATKNLFACEYVVNNMRNLKTVGVISEDDVTGITEIADPVGVICGVTPTTNPTSTAIFKSLIALKTRNPIVFAFHPSAQQSSAHAARIVYEAAVAAGAPKNCIQWIEHPSMEGTSALMKHPGIATILATGGNAMVEAAYSCGKPALGVGAGNVPAYVEKSANLKQAVHDIVMSKSFDNGMVCASEQAAIVDEEIYDEFVKEMQSYGVYLVNKKEKAMLEALMFGVKADSKNCSGAKLNANVVGKPATWIAEQAGFKVPSRTNILLAECKEVGEKEPLTREKLSPVLALVKATSTEDGLNKAEQMVEFHGLGHSAAIHTTNAELAKEFGERVKAIRVIWNSPSTFGGIGDVYNSFLPSLTLGCGSYGKNSVGNNVSAVNLINIKRVGRRRNNMQWFKVPSKIYFERDSIQYLQSMKGMERVVIVTDRTMVDLGFVEKIANQITARGNHVTYQLFADVEPDPSIETVRRGTELLRSYQPDTIIALGGGSAMDAAKVMWLFYEQPEVDFRDLVQKFMDIRKRAFKFPQLGRKARFIGIPTTSGTGSEVTPFAVITEGDKKYPIADYSLTPTVAIVDPALVMTVPAHVAADTGLDVLTHATEAYVSVLANDFTDGLALQSIKLVFEHLERSVKEKDPEAREKMHNASTMAGMAFANAFLGMNHSLAHKIGGRFHTPHGRTNAILMPHVIRYNGTRPEKTATWPKYNYYKADVKYQEIARMLGLPCATPEEGVRSYAQACYDLAVRLGVKMSFKEQGLDEQAWLDARREIALLAFEDQCSPANPRLPLVADMEDILTRAYQGYNPEDY